Below is a genomic region from Flavobacterium ginsengisoli.
AAAAAATTTCGATGCTTTTACAGATTTAAAAAAACTGTTAATTGAAAACACAAGTAGAGATGAAAAAGCTCTAAGTGATAAAAACAAATAATTTGTATTGATAAGTTTTATTACTCTTCATCATTATTTGGTGAAGAGTAATTTTTATATCTAGTATACAGGATTCGAAAAACCTTATTTCAACATTTAAAAAAAAGCTGATGAAATATTCATTAATAACTACGTTTTCTCAAGATACGGTAGAAATATTAAATCAAGGAAATTACACTTTATGTTGCTTTCTTGCCAGTAAAACCGAAAACCCTTCGTTATTTGTGCCTTTATGCTGGAGTATCACTAAAGATTTTTTGCAATCTGTTTTGATTGAATGGGAAGATACTCTTTGCAGTTATTTATCGACAAGTGAAATTAAAGAAAATAGCGTTATATACATACCTCAATTGGGACCGCAGAAAGGAAGCGCCACAGGTAGAAGTTCTGTATCAGGTTCAAGTTATCAAATTGAATTAAAACAACGCATGCTTATTGAAAATTCAGGTAAGGTTTCTGTTGATTCTTTAAATACTTTTGATAATGTATTAATCCAAAATAACTCAAATAATAGATATTCAACAGGAATTTCTATTTACAATAATAGTGAAGAGAAGTATTATGGAAATTGTACTTTTAACTCCTATTACGGACAGAATATTAAAATTGCACCTGTTAATAAAGCATTTTTAATGTTTACTAATAATAACATTGAAAACAATACGGTTGTTTCAATTGCCGAAAATCCTGGAATAATGGTTGATTTGACTGCAAGTGCAGATCATTCCAGAACCGTATCTTATGATATGAATAATGGTTGGAGTTCAAATGGACAAACTTGGGCAAAAAAATATCCAAGCGGTACAAATTTAAAAACTTTCTTGCTTTCTTGATTTTAGTATTTTATCGCTTATCTTCTTTAGAGTAATTTGATTCTCCATTAATATTAATTTCTCCGCCTAGAAAATGAGGTTCGCGATTTCGCAAAACATCAAAAAAGGATTTACAAATAGAAAGAGACTCTCTAAAACGAACATAATTATATCCAAGATATTCTCCATTATTAGCAGAATATCCAGAAGATTTAATGCCTAGTTTTTGTCCAATATAAATGGCACGGTTTAAATGATATTCCTGTGAAATTAAAGTTGCTTTTTTAATCTTAAAAATATGTTTGGCGCGATACATTGTTGAATACGTATCAAATCCCGCGTAATCAATAAAGATTTTCGTAGTGTCAACGCCATGATTGTAACAGTAATTTTTCATTACCGTCAATTCATCATACTCATCACGGCCATTATCTCCAGAAAGTAGAATTTTATTGATACGTTTTGCTTTCCAAAGCATAATTCCTGCATCAAGTCGGTCCTTTAAATACTTGCTTGGTTGATTCCCGTTAATTCCAGCGCCAAAGATAATTCCGACATCGTTTTTCGGAAACTTTTTTACTGAATAATAGATATGGTTCTTGGTCGAAGATTTCACATAATAATTAATAGAAACAATCGCGACCAATCCTATAATGGCAAGATAAAGAGCTATTTTAAAATATTTTTTCAAAATGTATTTTGTAAGATTAAGATTTAAAAAGGCTAAGATAGTTAAAGTAAAACCAAATAAAAAACCGAAGCATTTCTACTTCGGTTTTAAAATTTAATTCTCTAGGAAACTTAGCAACTTAGGAGCTTAGTATCTTAGAAACTCTATAATAATCCAGCTCTTTTCAATAAAGCTTCTGGCTTAGGTTCTTGACCTCTAAAGCGTTTGTATAAAACCATTGGATGTTCTGTTCCTCCTTTAGAAAGTACATTGTCTTTGAATTTTTTAGCGATTTCTTTGTTGAAAATTCCATTTTCATGGAAATATTCAAAAGCATCTGCATCTAGAACTTCAGCCCATTTGTAGCTGTAATATCCAGAAGAATATCCACCTTGAAAAATATGTGAAAAAGCGGTACTCATCGCATTTTCTTTTACATCTGGATATAATTGCGTGTTAGCAAATTGTTCTGTTTCGAAAGTTTTAAGATCTGTAATGTTTGTTGGATCTTGTCCGTGCCAAGCCATGTCTAATAATCCAAAACTTAATTGGCGTAATGTTGCTAAACCTTCTTGGAAACTCGCACTTTCTTTGATTTTCTGAACGTACTCAATCGGAATAATTTCTCCCGTTTCATAGTGATTCGCAAACAAGGCCAATGCTTCCGGTTCGTAACACCAGTTTTCCATAATCTGACTTGGCAATTCTACGAAATCCCAATAAACAGAAGTTCCCGATAAACTTGGATAAACTGTGTCGGCCAACATTCCGTGTAATCCGTGTCCGAATTCGTGGAATAAAGTTGTTACTTCATTAAAAGTCAATAACGAAGGTTTTGTTTCCGTTGGTTTTGTAAAATTACAAACATTAGAAATATGTGGTCTTTCGTTTACGCCGTCTTTTACATATTGTGATTTGAATGAAGTCATCCAAGCACCATTTCTTTTTCCTTTTCTTGGGAAGAAATCAGCGTAGAAAATCGAAACCAAATTGTTTTCGGCATCTCTTACTTCGTAAGTTGTAACTTCTTCGTGGTATTTATCAATGTCAAAAACCTCTGTAAAAGTTAAGCCGTATAATTTTTTGGCAACTGTAAAAGCACCGTCTAAAACTTTTTCTAATTGGAAATATGGTTTCAGTTTTTCATCATCTAAATTAAAAAGCTGTTGTTTTAATTTCTCAGAATAATAAGCACCATCCCATTTTTCTAATTGCTCGATTCCGTCTAATTCTTTCGCGAAAGCAGTTAATTCAGCAAATTCTTTTTGAGTCGCTGGTTTAGCTTTTGCCAATAAATCATTCAAGAAAGAAAAAACTTTTTCTGGGCTTTCGGCCATTCTTTCTTCTAGAACAAAATGTGCGTGTGTTTTGTAACCTAATAAATTGGCTCTTTCGTGACGAAGTTTTGCAATTTTCAGAACATTTTCCTCATTGTTGAATTCGTTATTCTGAAATGCTTTTGCTCCAAAAGCAATCGCCATTTTTTTGCGCAGTTCGCGATTATCAGCATAAGTTAAAAACGGAATATAACTTGGATGGTCTAAAGTGAAAATCCAGCCTTCTTTTTCCTGATTTTTGGCTAATAATCTAGTCGCTTCGATTGTTCCTTCTGGCAAACCAGATAAATCTTTCTCATCGGTTAAATGTAATTCGAAGTTGTTGGTTTCTGCCAAAACATTTTCGCCAAACTGTAAACTCAATTTTGATAATTCTTTGTCGATTTCTCTTAATTGGTTTTTCTTGTCTTCTGGCAGGTTGGCTCCGTTTCTCGAAAAGCTTTTGTATTTTTTATCTAATAAAGTAGTTTGTTCGGGATTCAGATTTAAACTTTCTTTTTGATCATAAACGGCTTTTACTCTCGCAAATAAATCTGCATTTAAGCGAATGTCATTTCCAAATTCTGAAAGTAAAGGCGAAACTTCCTGCGCAATTTTCTGCATTTCGTCATTCGTTTCAGCCGAATTCAAATTGAAGAAAATGCTAGAAAGACGATCTAAAACATCACCAGAAAAATCCATTGCTACGATTGTGTTTTCAAAAGTCGGCGCATCTGGATTATTTACGATCGCATCAATTTCGGCTTTAGCCAAAGCAATTCCTTCATTGAAAGCCGGAACATAATCTTCGATTTTAATTTGCGAAAAAGGCGCTGTGTTATGTTTGGTATTGAAATATTGTGTTAATACGCTCATTTTTTTAGTTTTCAGTCTCAGTCCCAGTTTTCAGTATGAAAAAATGAGACTAAAGAGTTGTTTTTTTAGTTTTCAGTCACAGTCTCAATTTTCAGTGCTCACTGTGACTGAAAACTGAGACTGAGAACTATTTAAGACTTTCAGCCGCTTTATTAACCGCCGCTTTCAATTCTTCTTTATAAGAAATAATAGTATCTAAAACTTTTTTATCGTGGCTTCCGATGATTTGTGCGACTAAGATTCCAGCATTTTTTGCTCCATTTAAAGCTACCGTTGCAACAGGAACGCCTCCTGGCATTTGAAGAATTGATAAAACAGAATCCCAGCCATCAATCGAATTACTCGATTTTACTGGAACTCCAATTACAGGGAGCGGAGACATTGAAGCCACCATTCCAGGTAAATGTGCTGCACCGCCCGCTCCGGCAATAATTACCGAAATGCCGCGAGTATGTGCATTTTTACTGAAATCGAATAATTTTTCTGGCGTTCTGTGTGCCGAAACGATATCTACTTCAACTTCTACATTAAATTGTTTTAATATGTCGATTGCATCCTGCATAACTGGCATGTCTGAGATGCTTCCCATTATAATAGCTACTTTGCTCATGTTTTTTATTTGTTTCAAGTTTTAAGTTTCAGGTTTCAAGTTATTCCTGATACTTAAAAAAATATTATAGTTTTAAACTGTAAACTGTAACTGCGACTGAAAACTAATTTAAGCGCTAATCACTTTAATAGTTTCCTTAACTTCTTGTGCAATTCTTCTTGCCTCAGCCATATCTTCATTTACAATTGTAACGTGACCCATTTTTCTAAACGGACGTGTTTGTTTCTTTCCATAAATATGAGGAGTAACACCGTCCCATCCTAAAATGGTTTCGATGTTTTCATAAACCACATTTCCAGAATGACCTTCGGCACCGACTAAATTTACCATAATTCCGGCAACTTTGCTATCTGTGTTTCCTAAAGGAAGATCTAAAATAGCGCGTAAATGGTTTTCGAATTGTGAAGTATAACTTGCTTCGATTGAATAATGTCCAGAATTGTGCGGACGCGGAGCAACTTCATTTACTAAAATTTCGTCATCCTGAGTCTGGAACATTTCAACGGCCAAAAGTCCAACGTGATTGAAATTCTCTGAAACTTGCAAAGCAATCGCTCTGGCTTTTTCAGCTACTTTATCATCGATTCTTGCTGGGCAGATTACGTATTCAACTTGGTTTGCTTCTGGATGAAATTCCATTTCGACAACCGGATAGGTTTTCATTTCTCCTGATGGATTTCTAACTACAATTACTGCCAATTCATTTTTAAACGGAACCATAGTTTCTGCAATGCATTCTACATTTGGCAATGCATCTAAATCTGAAGCTTGGCGAACTATTTTTACACCATTTCCATCATAACCAAATTCGGTACATTTCCATACGAAAGGTAATTTCAGATCGTTGATTTTAGATTTTAGTTGATCTAAATTTTCAAATCTTTCGAATGGTGCTGTTGGGATATTGTTTTTAGCGTAAAAATCTTTTTGAACACCTTTATTCTGAATTCCTTTTAAGGTTTTAGGAGATGGATATATTTTTAAACCTTCGTTTTCTAATTGCGTTAAAGCTTCAAGGTTTACCAATTCGATTTCAAAAGTCAAAACATCGACTTGTTTCCCGAAATTATAAACCGTTTCATAGTCCATTAAATCGCCTTGAAAGAATTTGTTACAGGCAATTTTACTCGGCGCTTCGTCGCTTGGATCTAGAACGTAAGTTTGTATGTCAAATTTTCTGGTATCGAACAAAAGCATTTTACCTAATTGTCCGCCACCTAATATTCCTAATTTAAAATCAGAAGAAAAATAATTCATTTTGTGTTGTGTTTTTGCAAAGATACTTTTTAATCTTTTTTTAGCCAAAATTTAGTTTTTCTGCCACAGATTAAAAGGATTAGAAAGGATTTTTTTTGTTTACCACGAATTACACGAATTTTCACGAATTTTTTTAGCTGAATTTAAAAAAATAATTCGTGAAAATTCGTGTAATTCGTGGCTATAAGAACTATTTTATTTTCTTCAAAACTTCTTTGGCGACGGCTTTATAGGCTGCTGAATGGTCTCCGAAATCTTTGTCAATAATCACTTTTAGTTCGGGGTGAATCCAGTCGTAATGATTTCCTAAAACATATAAAGTTCTTATAGAATAGGCTTTTGTTGCCACTTTGACATCGTTTATCAACCAATCAAAAGAAGCTTCAATAATATCTTGTAAGTTGTTTTCGGAAAGAGAAATACTATTTTCGTTTTTTTTGTAATGAGATTTTACCAAAAGCTGCGTCACTTTTGCGATTGGACGCATGGAACTTTCGTCTTTTAAAATTTTTAGATTCGAACAGAAAAATCTAAATGAGGCTGGAGCCAATGCAATTCTTCGTACGAAACAAATTCTAAAATCCAGCAGGCTTTATGATTGTTTTTATCTTCTGGTGAAAAGCAAATCGAAACCAATTCACTAAAAAGCGATGGATTTTCTAAAACATCCTGCGCTGCTTTTAGACGATTTTCTCTATAAGCATTTACATAATCCAATTTTTTTTGCAATTCAGATGGCATTGTTTTTTGTATTTAGTACAATGCTAAAATAAGTAATTTAATGAGATAATTCCGTAATAGTTTATAGGCAATCCTGGATAATAGAATCGTGGTTGTGCATTTCCAACTCCGGTTGCATTGGTCAAAATCATGGAAGCGTATTTTTCGTTTGTAACATTATTAATTCCTGCATCGAGATGCGCTTTTAATCCAGACAAAATTTCAAATTGATAACCTGTTTTTAAATTTAGTAAAGAATAAGAATCTGAAAAATTGGCATTTGAATCATTCATCGGAATTTTATCTGTGAACTGAAAATCTGCTGAAAAATAAAAACCTGAATTGGTATTCAAATTAAAACCAGCACTTGCAGTATTGGCAGGAACTCCAGTTAATTTGTTGCCAGAATAATCATTTCCGTTGTCGACAAATTCTTTAAATTCATAATTTCCGATAGAAGCGCCAGTGTAAGAGTTTAAATTGAAAGTTCTATTGATTGTCCAATTGTGTTTTAATGCAATTTCGATTCCTTCATGAAATGTTTTTCCAGCATTTACGCCTTCATATTGATCGTCTCCAATTCTTTTGGCAACCAATAAATCTTTAATTTCCATTCGGTAAACGGCAATTTCAGCATATAGTTTTTTGCTGAAAAGATGAAGTTTGCTTCCTAATTCAAAATTATAACCTGTTTCGGGTTTTATGTTTTGATTGATATTTCCTGTGCTTGTTAAAGTTTCTTCGGTTGCAGGAAGAGAAAATCCTCGGCTTGCAGAGAAGTAAAAAGTCTGGATTTCATTTGGCTTGAACAAAAAAGAAAGTTGTGGCGAAAAAATGCCATCATAACTATATTGCTCCACTGGATTATTTGCGGAAGCGGGAAAATCATTCTGCAATTCAAATTTGGTTTTATTATAATTTAAACCTGCCTGAATTTCAAATTGGTCAGAAAGCAAAGTTCTGATTTGAGAAAAGATATTGTAAAAACGCCTTTTCTGATTCGTTGCTGTAAGCTGATCGCCTTGCAAACTTCCATTTCCGTTATTTTGCTGATAGAGATTTTGAAAAGTATTTCCGCTATAATTATCTCTGAAATATTCCAATCCAGCAATAAATTGATTTTTGATTTTTCCAATATTGAAATCTCCAGAAAACTGTGTCCTCACGCCCGAAGCAAAAGTATATTGACGCAAAATATCAAAAGGACGCGGTTCATTGCTGTCTTTGTAATTGATAAAAACAGAAGTCGAATTGTTTAAATGATCATTGATTTTAAAATCGTAAGCCAATCCGCCCAAAGTCGATTTGTATTCTTTAAATCCTTTTGAAGCAACCCAAGTCGGTGCACCTGCCTGTGGATTATTTTCGAAAGTGGTTTTATTGATCGAACTCGGAATATATGCTTTTAAATAGGTGTAATTCGAAAAATAAGTCAGTTTGCTGTTTTTCTTTCTGAATAATTCTCCGCCAAGTGTAACTCCTTCACGATTATAGGCACTGTTTTCGCGCCAGCCATCAGTTTTTAGATTGTGATAACTCAGATTTAAAGATGCATTATTTTCATTTAAATCAAAACTTATTCTGTTTTTCAATAATCCGTAAGAGCCAAAAACCGAACTGATTTCAGCTTGATAATTGCCACTTTTTAATGATTGAGGAGAAATCAAAATCGCACCGCCCAAACCAGCACCATAAACACTAGAAAGCGGGCCCTTTATAATCTCAATCTGATTGATGTTTTGAAGATCGATATCGTCAATTACAGTCTCACTGTTTCCTGAAGTTAATGGAATACTTCCATAAAAAGCTCTAATTTTATTCGTCCCATAAGGAGTTCTCGCGCCAATTCCACGAATCGAAATTCGGGTTGTGGTAATATTGGAAGACTGCATAAAAACGCCAGGAATTGTATTGATGACATTACTAATATCAGTTGTGTTATTTCGAAGTAATTCTTTTTCGGATAAAATACCAATTGAAGCGGGACTATTTTGTAAATCACGATTAATATGAAGCGGACTTATTAAAACTTCATTCAGTTTTTGAGTTTTAACTGAATCAATATTTTGAATTTTTTCTTGTGCTGAGATGCTTTTAGAAGTAAAAAGAATAAAGAGAAGGAGAAAATATTTTTTGGAGGGCATAAAATGAGCTGATTAAAAGGCAGTTTTATTTTAACACATAGAAACACAGCATTGATTGAGGCAAAAAAGGCGTTTTACTTGTCAAAAGCCACATAATAACTATGTGCGAAAACTAATTTTCTTAATAACATCTTTTTAAACAAAAATCTATGTCTCTATGTGTTTAAAATTTTCTTTTTAAAATTTGTTCCGATAATTTTCGGAATTGGAATTTATTTCTTTGCTGTAACCTTCCAAATAGTATTTCCGCTATCATCATTTACCAAAAGCGATCCGTCTTTCATTACAGTAACTGCAACTGGACGTCCGTAAACTTCAGCTTTATCATTGTCAGAAATAAAACCAGTTAAAAAATCTTCTGGTTTTCCTGAAGGTTTTCCGTCTTTAAAAGGAACAAATAAAACTTTATAGCCTGAAATTATAGATCGATTCCAAGAACCATGCTGACCTACAAAAGCGCCATTTCTGTATTTTGCAGGAAAAGCATCTTTCGTGTAAAAAGCCAATCCTAAAGAAGCGGTATGAGCGCCAACAGGAACATCGGGAACAATAGCTTTTTCTATCAAATCTTTTCGTTCGCCTTTACCTTTCCATCTTGGATCAGGAATACTTCCAAAATACGAATAAGGCCATCCGTAAAAACCGCCTCTTTTTACACTTGTAATATAATCTGGAACTAAATCATCTCCAAGTTCATCTCTTTCATTCACCGCTGTCCAAAGTTCTTTTTTTGTTGGCTGGATTCCAATCCATTCCCATTGGATTTCTAAGGCCTTCAGCATAAATTTTTTCGCCAGTTCCATCAGGGTTAATTTCTAAAATTGCAGCGCGGCGAACTTCTTTATCCATTCCGTTTTCTCCCACATTGCTTCCTGAACCAACACCAATATAAATTTTTGTTCCTTCGGGATTAGCAAGCAAACTTCTTGTCCAGTGATTGTTGTATCCGCCGGCTGGCAGTTCAACAATTTTAGTTCCTTGAGTTTCTAATTTTAATGGTGCGTTTTTATAAGGATAACGGTAAAGTCCGTCAGTATTGGCAATATAAAAAAAGTCTTTTAGGATTAACATTCCTAAAGGCCTGTTTAAACCAGAAATAAAAACTTCGCGAGTTTCATATGTTCCGTCTTTATCATTGTCGCGCAAAACTATAATTTGGTTTTTGCTTGTTCTGGTGCCACTTTCAACAACAAAAATATCATTGTTTGGACCTATATAACTCCATCGTGGATTCTCAAATCCGTCAGCAAATTTAGTTACTGTAAAACCTTCGGGCGCTTTTGGCGTTTTGCCTTCTGGCCATCCAATTACTTTGCTATTTTTGGTTTTAGATTCGGTTGCGTAAGGAGCGGGAAGCGTAATTTCTCCAATAGAAGTTTTTACAACATTGCCAGATTGTTTGGCTAGGGCTTCTTTTTCTTCTTTTTTTACTTGCCCATTACAGGCAGTCATTACGGCTAATAACGGTATCGAAATTAGGGCTAAGGATTTTTTCATTGGTTTTTTGGAGTTAAATAATTAGATCATAACAATTTACTTAAAATATGTAGAGTGACAAAAAAATATTTGTAAAGATTAACTGAGATTTAACATTCCTAAAAAATATCTCGAATACAGTTTGTTTTGATAGAAGCTGTTAAGTTCTAATTCTTTATCTTTGTCCATTATTTTAAAAAGAAAAATAATGATACAACTTCACGATAAACAATTTGTTCCGTTTATTTCGGCAAAAGAAATTGATTTTGCTTTGGCTAAAATGGTCGCTCAGGTAGAAGATGATTTTGGTGATGATACACCAATTTTTATTGGAGTCTTGAATGGTGCTTTTATGGTGGTGTCAGATTTTCTGAAAAAATATAAAAAACCGTGCGAAGTCTCATTCATCAAAATGGCTTCGTATGAAGGAACAGAAAGCACAGAATCGGTTAAAGAATTAATAGGTATCAGTCACGATCTTTCAGGAAGAACTGTAATCGTGATCGAAGATATTGTCGACACAGGAAATACTGTAGAAGAATTGAAGCATTTATTTAAAGCACAAAATGTAAAGCATTTTAAGATTGCAACGTTGTTTTTTAAGCCAGAAGCTTATAAAAAAGACATTAAGATAGATTATATCGGAATTCGTATTCCGAACAAATTTATTGTAGGTTACGGTTTAGACTATGATGGTTTAGGAAGAAACCTTACTGAAGTTTACAAATTAGCAGAATAACAAAACACAACTATATATTCATTTTAAAACTTCTGAAAGACAGAAGTAACAACACTCATTTCAATTATGATTAACATCGTTTTATTTGGAAAGCCTGGTGCAGGAAAAGGAACTCAGGCAGAATTTTTAAAAGAAAAATACAATTTAACACACCTTTCAACAGGAGATATTTTTCGTTTCAATTTAAAAAATGATACTGAACTAGGAAAACAAGCAAGAGTTTTTATGGACAACGGAGAGTTGGTTCCTTGCGAAGTAACAACTGCAATGTTAATTGATGAGGTAAAAAAACATCCAGATACTGCAGGATTCTTGTTCGACGGTTACCCAAGAACAATCAATCAAGCAGAAGCTTTAGACCAGTTTTTACCAACGATCGGATCTAGCGTAACAGCAACAATCGCTTTAGAAGCTGATGACGAAATTTTGGTAAAGCGTCTATTAGAGAGAGGAAAAACAAGCGGAAGAGTTGACGATCAAGACGAAGAAAAAATTCGTGTAAGATACCAAGAGTACAATGAGAAAACAGCTCCTCTTATTGGATATTATAAAGAACAAGGTAAGTTTCATGCCGTAGACGGTATCGGAACTATCGAACAAATTACAGAGCGATTAACGTCAGTTATAGATAATTTGTAGAAACTTATTCCAGCTGTACGTGAATCCTGATAGCTATCGGGACGCAAAAAAAACTATTTTTCTAACTCTAAAACGGGCTTTTCAAATGTTTTTGATGATCAATGTTTTTGAGTTAGAAAAATTAGTTTTTTAATTCACAGCCATTTTTTAAGATTACAAATTACATTTAACGAGACCATTTTATAACGAATCCACTATCAATTGGAAATACTAATTATATTTTTTCTAATTCTATTAAACGGAGTTTTCTCCATGTCTGAAATCGCTTTGATTTCGGCCCGTAAAAACAGGCTTGAAACAGTCTGCGAAAAAAGGCAATAATAGTGCAAAAACGGCACTAGACTTAGCTAATTCCCCAAATAAGTTTTTATCGACAGTACAAATCGGAATTACCCTTATCGGAATTTTGACAGGTATTTATTCTGGTGACAAAATTACTGCAGATGTTGAGCTTTTTGTAGCAGGATTTGAAGTTCTTAAACCTTACGCACATTCTATTGCGGTGGGAATTGTAGTTGTAGTTTTAACTTTCTTCTCATTGGTTTTGGGAGAATTACTTCCTAAACGAATCGGATTAAATTATCCAGAAGCAATTGCGAAAATGGTTGCAATGCCAATGAAAGTGATTTCGATTATTACAGCTCCATTTATTTGGTTGCTTACTACATCGACAGATTTCTTATTGAATGTTTTCCAAATAAAACCAACCGCTGACGGAAAAGTTACGGAGGAAGAAATTAAAGCCATCATTAAAGAAGGTACAGAAGTAGGAGAGGTTCAAGAAATTGAACAAGATATTGTGGAGCGTGTTTTTCATATTGGAGACAGAAAAGTAAACTCTTTAATGACACATCGCAAGTCGGTTGATATGTTACCATTAAAAGCCGATAAAGAAAAAATCAAAGAATTGGTTGTTCAAGACCTTCACGCAGTCTATCCTGTTTACAATGATAATTACGATGATATTGTTGGAGTCGTAACACTTAAAAATATTTTTGCTAACATCGAAAGCGATAATTTTGATTTAGCTGGCAATTATGTCTGACGCGCCCTATTTAATGGAGCAAACAACGGCGTACAAAGCTTTAGAAAATTTCAAAAAAACGGGTGTCCACTATGCTTTAGTTTCAGACGAATATGGAGTTTTTCAGGGACTGATTACTCTTAATGATATTTTGGAAGCTTTAGTTGGTGATGCTCGCAGAATTTTATAAAGACGAATTCCAGCTTATAGAAAGAGAAGATGGTTCGTGGTTAGTTGATGGACATTATTCATTGCACGACTTCTTGACTTACTTCGAATTGGATGAGTTAACAAACGATTATGAAGTAAATACCGTAAGCGGAATGATTATGACCGAGCTTTCTCATATTCCAAAAGAAGGAGAAAAATTAGTTTGGCAAAAATTCGTTCTAGAAGTAATCGACATGGACGGTGTTAAGATTGATAAAGTGCTTGTGAAAGCATTAAAAGAGTAGAGAGAAAATTTGTTTCAGGTTTCAAGTTTCAAGTTTCAGGTTATATATTAAACAACTTGAAACTTGAAACCTGAAACTTGAAACTTTACATAAACAAAGAAAATGACAGAAGGAAATTTTGTAGATTACGTTAAGATATATGTTTC
It encodes:
- a CDS encoding 5-(carboxyamino)imidazole ribonucleotide synthase yields the protein MNYFSSDFKLGILGGGQLGKMLLFDTRKFDIQTYVLDPSDEAPSKIACNKFFQGDLMDYETVYNFGKQVDVLTFEIELVNLEALTQLENEGLKIYPSPKTLKGIQNKGVQKDFYAKNNIPTAPFERFENLDQLKSKINDLKLPFVWKCTEFGYDGNGVKIVRQASDLDALPNVECIAETMVPFKNELAVIVVRNPSGEMKTYPVVEMEFHPEANQVEYVICPARIDDKVAEKARAIALQVSENFNHVGLLAVEMFQTQDDEILVNEVAPRPHNSGHYSIEASYTSQFENHLRAILDLPLGNTDSKVAGIMVNLVGAEGHSGNVVYENIETILGWDGVTPHIYGKKQTRPFRKMGHVTIVNEDMAEARRIAQEVKETIKVISA
- a CDS encoding adenylate kinase — its product is MINIVLFGKPGAGKGTQAEFLKEKYNLTHLSTGDIFRFNLKNDTELGKQARVFMDNGELVPCEVTTAMLIDEVKKHPDTAGFLFDGYPRTINQAEALDQFLPTIGSSVTATIALEADDEILVKRLLERGKTSGRVDDQDEEKIRVRYQEYNEKTAPLIGYYKEQGKFHAVDGIGTIEQITERLTSVIDNL
- a CDS encoding M3 family metallopeptidase — translated: MSVLTQYFNTKHNTAPFSQIKIEDYVPAFNEGIALAKAEIDAIVNNPDAPTFENTIVAMDFSGDVLDRLSSIFFNLNSAETNDEMQKIAQEVSPLLSEFGNDIRLNADLFARVKAVYDQKESLNLNPEQTTLLDKKYKSFSRNGANLPEDKKNQLREIDKELSKLSLQFGENVLAETNNFELHLTDEKDLSGLPEGTIEATRLLAKNQEKEGWIFTLDHPSYIPFLTYADNRELRKKMAIAFGAKAFQNNEFNNEENVLKIAKLRHERANLLGYKTHAHFVLEERMAESPEKVFSFLNDLLAKAKPATQKEFAELTAFAKELDGIEQLEKWDGAYYSEKLKQQLFNLDDEKLKPYFQLEKVLDGAFTVAKKLYGLTFTEVFDIDKYHEEVTTYEVRDAENNLVSIFYADFFPRKGKRNGAWMTSFKSQYVKDGVNERPHISNVCNFTKPTETKPSLLTFNEVTTLFHEFGHGLHGMLADTVYPSLSGTSVYWDFVELPSQIMENWCYEPEALALFANHYETGEIIPIEYVQKIKESASFQEGLATLRQLSFGLLDMAWHGQDPTNITDLKTFETEQFANTQLYPDVKENAMSTAFSHIFQGGYSSGYYSYKWAEVLDADAFEYFHENGIFNKEIAKKFKDNVLSKGGTEHPMVLYKRFRGQEPKPEALLKRAGLL
- a CDS encoding SanA/YdcF family protein, which translates into the protein MKKYFKIALYLAIIGLVAIVSINYYVKSSTKNHIYYSVKKFPKNDVGIIFGAGINGNQPSKYLKDRLDAGIMLWKAKRINKILLSGDNGRDEYDELTVMKNYCYNHGVDTTKIFIDYAGFDTYSTMYRAKHIFKIKKATLISQEYHLNRAIYIGQKLGIKSSGYSANNGEYLGYNYVRFRESLSICKSFFDVLRNREPHFLGGEININGESNYSKEDKR
- the purE gene encoding 5-(carboxyamino)imidazole ribonucleotide mutase; translated protein: MSKVAIIMGSISDMPVMQDAIDILKQFNVEVEVDIVSAHRTPEKLFDFSKNAHTRGISVIIAGAGGAAHLPGMVASMSPLPVIGVPVKSSNSIDGWDSVLSILQMPGGVPVATVALNGAKNAGILVAQIIGSHDKKVLDTIISYKEELKAAVNKAAESLK
- a CDS encoding TonB-dependent receptor; protein product: MPSKKYFLLLFILFTSKSISAQEKIQNIDSVKTQKLNEVLISPLHINRDLQNSPASIGILSEKELLRNNTTDISNVINTIPGVFMQSSNITTTRISIRGIGARTPYGTNKIRAFYGSIPLTSGNSETVIDDIDLQNINQIEIIKGPLSSVYGAGLGGAILISPQSLKSGNYQAEISSVFGSYGLLKNRISFDLNENNASLNLSYHNLKTDGWRENSAYNREGVTLGGELFRKKNSKLTYFSNYTYLKAYIPSSINKTTFENNPQAGAPTWVASKGFKEYKSTLGGLAYDFKINDHLNNSTSVFINYKDSNEPRPFDILRQYTFASGVRTQFSGDFNIGKIKNQFIAGLEYFRDNYSGNTFQNLYQQNNGNGSLQGDQLTATNQKRRFYNIFSQIRTLLSDQFEIQAGLNYNKTKFELQNDFPASANNPVEQYSYDGIFSPQLSFLFKPNEIQTFYFSASRGFSLPATEETLTSTGNINQNIKPETGYNFELGSKLHLFSKKLYAEIAVYRMEIKDLLVAKRIGDDQYEGVNAGKTFHEGIEIALKHNWTINRTFNLNSYTGASIGNYEFKEFVDNGNDYSGNKLTGVPANTASAGFNLNTNSGFYFSADFQFTDKIPMNDSNANFSDSYSLLNLKTGYQFEILSGLKAHLDAGINNVTNEKYASMILTNATGVGNAQPRFYYPGLPINYYGIISLNYLF
- the hpt gene encoding hypoxanthine phosphoribosyltransferase; amino-acid sequence: MIQLHDKQFVPFISAKEIDFALAKMVAQVEDDFGDDTPIFIGVLNGAFMVVSDFLKKYKKPCEVSFIKMASYEGTESTESVKELIGISHDLSGRTVIVIEDIVDTGNTVEELKHLFKAQNVKHFKIATLFFKPEAYKKDIKIDYIGIRIPNKFIVGYGLDYDGLGRNLTEVYKLAE